The Ruficoccus amylovorans region AAGCGCCGATCAGGAGGCTGGCTGGCGAGGTCAGGTGCACCAGCGCCCAGAGGACTCCCCCGGCCACGATCATGGCCACGCAGAGCTGGGTCAGCCGCTTGTGGCCGACATCCGGCAGCAGTGCCCGCCCGAGGAAGAAAATCCCCAGCCCGTTGCCCAGGATGTGCCAGAACCCGCCGTGAAGCAGCGCGTAGCTTGCCAGCGTCCAGACCTTGAACGAGAGGACGTTACCGACGCTGAGGGCCACCCAACCAGTCAGCAGTGGCCCCATCCCGAACCACACCCCGAGCAGGTGTTGCAGGACAAAGCCGCCCGCCAGCACCCCCAGGAACCAGTACAGATACGGAACGGCCTTTCCTGCCGGTTCCGCGCGCATGTAAGGTCTATCGTAAAGCATTTATTCCTTCCAGACGGCCCCGCCAACTGGGCGGATGGCTCCGTAAAAGCCGAAACAGTGCCCAAAACCTTCCGTCTGGCAAATATATATTCAAATCATAACTTGACGCCCCCCTGTCCAAAGAATTATTGGATGCTCCCTTATGGCTGATAAAGGTGACAAATGGCCCGAGAACATTTCCGGTAAATTCTATGTCGATGAGCAATGCATCGACTGCGATCTGTGCCGCGAGACGGCGCCGGATTTCTTCGCTCGTAATGATGACGGCGGTTATTCCTACGTCTATAAGCAACCCGAGTCCCAGGAGGACATCGACATGTGCATGGAAGCCCTCGAAGGCTGCCCGGTCGAGGCCATCGGTGACGACGGCGAGGAAGACTAGGCTCTCTCTTTTATAACGCATTACTCTATTTGCCTTGCGGCCACCGGCCGCAGTTCATGTAGCATGCCCAGGCCGAGACGTACCCGTACCAAAGTCGTCAAGACCAACGTTCGACGCGTCGTCAAATGGAAGCGGCGGCATAACTATGCCCCCTATATCATTTTATTCCTGCTGCTGCTGATAGGCATTCTCGCGGTCATTTTTCAGGATTACCTGCGTTGAGCGGCTTCCGAGGGCCACCCCTCGGCAGATCACATATTTTCAACGATACGGAGCAGGCAGTTTGCCGCTCCGTATTTTTTTGCCTGAGCAAAAAGAGGCTTGGGCGAAATCTAGCTATGAATTTTGGGGTTCTGCCCCAAGGCTTATGCCAGAAACTAGTGTCCCGTTAGCTTAGTTCCTGATAAAAACATTTTCACCGCAGAGGCGCAAAGACGCAGAGCGAACTCTGTATCCACGAAGTTTTCTGTGCTTCTTGTGCCTTTTTGTGGCCATTAACATTTGTTAAGAACTTAGCTAACACGACACTAGCGCGATTTAAATAGAGTCGTAGCCGGCTGCTCAAAGACCGAATGCCTACAGTATTTTTTGAAACGCTCTAAGCTGACAGGCCCTAGCTGAACCGCTTCCAGAGCGAAGGGGTAAAGAGCACCAGAACGGCATACAGCTCCAAGCGTCCCATAATCATGAGCAGCGCCAGGAATATCTTGGCCGCCTCGCTGAAATACGAGTAGTTCAGGGTTGGGCCGACCTCGTTGAAGCCCGGCCCGACGTTGAACAGGCAGGCCAGCATGGCCGAAAAGCAGCCCTCGAAACTGAGTTCGTGCTGGAGCAAGGCGAGCACCGGCAACGAGAGCAGACAGACGATGGCTAACAGTACGATGTAGTTGATAACGTTTTCCTGGTCGTCCTTGTCGAGGATGCGGCCATTCATGTGCATCGGGCGGACAACCCGCGTCCGGAATGCCCGCTCGATCTGTTGGCGGGCCACCTTCAGGGCCACGACCACACGTACGACCTTGGTGCCGCCACCGGTCGAGCCCGAGCAACCGCCGACGATCATCGCCATCATCAGGAGCGTATGGACGACATTGGGCCACATCTGGAAGTCCGCCGTGGAAAAGCCCGTGCTCGTCATCAGCGAAACCGCCTGAAAGGTGCTCACGCGCAGGGCCTCATTGAAATCGCCCACCACACCTTCGCCCAGCAGGATGAGCGTGATCAGGATGCTGAAGGTCCCCATGATGATCAGGTAGGCAATAAACTCCGTGTTGCGCCAGACATGACGGAAGTCGCATTTGACCATGCGCAACATGACAAAAAAGCTCGTGCCGCCCAGGGCCATAAAAAGCGTCACCATCCACTCGATCGTCGGACTCT contains the following coding sequences:
- a CDS encoding ferredoxin; its protein translation is MADKGDKWPENISGKFYVDEQCIDCDLCRETAPDFFARNDDGGYSYVYKQPESQEDIDMCMEALEGCPVEAIGDDGEED
- a CDS encoding TrkH family potassium uptake protein, translating into MNYRIISKLLSVIVTTLAVAFLICLGMGQTFDTSVREDGVLDEWLICSAVAVALALICMLLGRGAGNKLLRKEALAVIGLGWILASVIGALPYYLILEEASVADSIFETASGLTTTGASVFSNLESIPTSLLFWRCLSQWIGGLGVVVFFVALLSSLGAGAKILFSNESSGHSTDIDSGRVQHGVLQIMYVYLGLSALCAVVFHLCGMNWFDALCHMFATVSTGGFSTYNSSVGAFQSPTIEWMVTLFMALGGTSFFVMLRMVKCDFRHVWRNTEFIAYLIIMGTFSILITLILLGEGVVGDFNEALRVSTFQAVSLMTSTGFSTADFQMWPNVVHTLLMMAMIVGGCSGSTGGGTKVVRVVVALKVARQQIERAFRTRVVRPMHMNGRILDKDDQENVINYIVLLAIVCLLSLPVLALLQHELSFEGCFSAMLACLFNVGPGFNEVGPTLNYSYFSEAAKIFLALLMIMGRLELYAVLVLFTPSLWKRFS